In Frondihabitans sp. PAMC 28766, a genomic segment contains:
- a CDS encoding amino acid permease, with protein sequence MLPNTGLKRQIGFIGLMWASAGSIIGSGWLFGAEKGLNLAGPAAIISWVIGAVAILILALVHAELGGMYPISGGTARFPHLAFGGVAGASFGWFSWLQAVTVSPIEVSAMINYGSDYVPFAKDWLNPKTQVLTPPGIIASVIIMLVFVGSTSSACGPWPTRTRLRPGGRSASRS encoded by the coding sequence GTGCTCCCCAATACCGGGCTCAAGCGCCAGATCGGATTCATCGGCCTCATGTGGGCCTCCGCCGGGTCGATCATCGGCTCCGGCTGGCTCTTCGGAGCCGAGAAGGGTCTCAACCTCGCGGGGCCGGCTGCAATCATCTCGTGGGTCATTGGCGCTGTCGCCATCCTCATCCTGGCTCTCGTCCACGCCGAGCTCGGCGGCATGTACCCGATCTCCGGCGGAACAGCGCGGTTCCCCCACCTGGCGTTCGGCGGAGTGGCTGGGGCGTCGTTCGGCTGGTTCTCGTGGCTGCAAGCAGTCACGGTCTCACCGATCGAGGTGAGCGCAATGATCAACTACGGCTCCGACTACGTGCCGTTTGCCAAGGACTGGCTGAATCCGAAGACACAGGTGCTCACTCCGCCCGGCATCATCGCATCGGTCATCATCATGCTCGTGTTCGTGGGATCAACTTCCTCAGCGTGCGGGCCCTGGCCAACACGAACTCGGCTGCGACCTGGTGGAAGATCGGCATCCCGGTCCTGA